A window from Mycobacterium saskatchewanense encodes these proteins:
- a CDS encoding aldehyde dehydrogenase: MSQNPGHRAYNEIFIGGEWRKPANPQQLAVISPHSEEPVGHAQAAGPEDVDAAVAAARHAFDHGPWPRMAHAERMAKVEQLAAIYAGHADEMADLITDEMGSPRSFSRLGQGAAAAGLMHLALAAARDFPWTERRQGVLGEVHLRRAPVGVVGAIVPWNVPQFLIMPKLIPALIAGCTVIVKPAPETPLDALWLAEMIEQIDLPEGVVSVLPGGTDVGEALVRHPGVDKIAFTGSSAVGRRIAALCGEQLKRFSLELGGKSAAIILDDADIEKTAAGLKSAGLMNNGQACVAQTRILVSDRRHDEVVDALAAMMSGLQVGDPADAATDVGPLVAQRQQRRVQEYIRSGQQEGARLVLGGQDSPAERGWYVQPTLFTDATNDMRIAREEIFGPVLTVLRYRDEQDALRIANESDYGLAGSVWTADISHGLEIAAGVRTGTYGINMYTLDIGAPFGGFKQSGIGREFGPEGLHEYVELQTLVCKGQLPPLNAG; the protein is encoded by the coding sequence ATGTCCCAGAATCCCGGCCATCGCGCGTACAACGAGATTTTCATCGGCGGTGAGTGGCGCAAGCCCGCCAATCCGCAACAGCTCGCGGTGATATCCCCGCACTCCGAGGAGCCCGTCGGCCATGCCCAGGCGGCCGGGCCCGAGGACGTCGACGCGGCCGTCGCCGCCGCGCGCCACGCCTTCGACCACGGACCGTGGCCGCGGATGGCCCATGCCGAGCGAATGGCCAAGGTCGAGCAGCTGGCCGCGATCTACGCCGGCCACGCTGACGAGATGGCCGATCTGATCACCGACGAGATGGGGTCCCCGCGCAGTTTCAGCCGCCTGGGCCAGGGGGCCGCCGCGGCGGGACTGATGCACCTCGCGCTGGCCGCCGCGCGCGACTTTCCGTGGACCGAGCGCCGCCAGGGTGTGCTCGGCGAGGTGCACCTGCGCAGGGCCCCGGTCGGGGTCGTCGGCGCGATCGTGCCGTGGAACGTGCCGCAGTTCCTGATCATGCCGAAGCTGATCCCAGCGCTGATCGCAGGCTGCACGGTTATCGTCAAACCCGCGCCCGAAACACCTTTGGACGCTTTGTGGTTGGCGGAAATGATCGAGCAGATCGACCTCCCCGAGGGGGTGGTGTCGGTGCTCCCCGGGGGCACCGACGTCGGCGAGGCGCTGGTCCGCCATCCCGGTGTGGACAAGATCGCGTTCACCGGCTCCAGCGCCGTCGGCCGCCGGATCGCCGCCCTCTGTGGGGAGCAACTGAAGCGCTTCAGCCTGGAACTGGGCGGCAAATCCGCGGCGATCATCCTCGACGACGCGGACATCGAGAAGACCGCGGCGGGCCTGAAGAGCGCGGGCCTGATGAACAACGGGCAGGCCTGCGTCGCCCAGACCCGCATCCTAGTGAGCGACCGACGCCACGACGAGGTCGTGGACGCGCTGGCGGCCATGATGTCGGGCCTGCAAGTCGGGGACCCCGCCGACGCGGCGACCGACGTGGGACCCCTTGTCGCGCAACGGCAGCAGCGCCGCGTCCAGGAGTACATCCGGTCCGGACAGCAGGAAGGCGCCCGCCTGGTCCTGGGCGGCCAGGACAGCCCGGCCGAGCGCGGCTGGTACGTGCAGCCCACGCTGTTCACCGACGCCACCAACGACATGCGCATCGCCCGCGAGGAGATCTTCGGCCCGGTGCTGACCGTGCTGCGTTACCGCGACGAACAGGACGCGCTCCGCATCGCCAACGAGAGCGACTACGGCCTCGCCGGGTCGGTCTGGACCGCCGACATCTCGCACGGCCTGGAGATCGCCGCCGGTGTGCGCACCGGCACCTACGGCATCAACATGTACACGCTCGACATCGGCGCCCCGTTCGGCGGTTTCAAGCAGTCCGGCATCGGGCGGGAGTTCGGGCCGGAGGGCCTGCACGAGTACGTCGAGTTGCAAACCTTGGTCTGCAAGGGGCAATTGCCGCCCTTGAATGCCGGCTGA
- a CDS encoding DUF1906 domain-containing protein: protein MASVSRRNLLKFAAATPALVGLGVAGVSLGAAPASASLGTLLDYAAGVIPASQIRAAGAVGSIRYVSDRRPGGNWMLGKPIQVSEARDLNSNGLKIVSCYQFGKGSTADWLGGAGAGVQHAQRGMQLHAAAGGPAEAPIYASIDDDPSYDQYKQQIVPYLRSWESVIGHQRTGVYANSKTIDWALHDGLGSYFWQHNWGSPKGFTHPAAHLHQVEIDKRSVGGVGVDINEILKPQFGQWV, encoded by the coding sequence GTGGCATCGGTCTCGCGACGCAACCTGCTGAAATTCGCGGCCGCAACGCCCGCCTTGGTAGGCCTGGGTGTCGCGGGCGTGTCGTTGGGCGCGGCGCCGGCCTCGGCGTCGCTGGGCACCCTGCTGGACTATGCCGCCGGCGTCATCCCGGCAAGCCAGATCAGGGCCGCGGGAGCCGTCGGGTCGATCCGCTATGTGTCGGATCGGCGGCCGGGCGGGAACTGGATGCTCGGCAAGCCCATCCAGGTCTCCGAGGCGCGCGACCTGAACAGCAATGGGCTCAAGATCGTGTCCTGCTACCAGTTCGGCAAGGGCAGCACGGCCGACTGGTTGGGCGGGGCCGGCGCGGGCGTGCAGCATGCGCAGCGCGGTATGCAGTTACACGCCGCCGCCGGCGGCCCGGCCGAGGCCCCCATCTACGCCTCGATCGACGACGACCCATCATATGACCAGTACAAACAGCAGATCGTCCCCTATCTGCGGTCCTGGGAGTCGGTGATAGGCCACCAGCGCACAGGTGTGTACGCGAACTCCAAGACCATCGACTGGGCGCTGCACGACGGTCTGGGCTCCTACTTCTGGCAGCACAACTGGGGCTCGCCGAAGGGGTTCACCCATCCCGCCGCCCACCTGCACCAGGTCGAGATCGACAAACGCAGCGTCGGCGGCGTCGGGGTCGACATCAACGAAATCCTCAAGCCGCAATTCGGCCAGTGGGTCTAA
- a CDS encoding aromatic ring-hydroxylating oxygenase subunit alpha, translating to MQHDQLIDLTRRALKLARDNATDLAPAPHRIDARDYTSVERHSRDRALIQASPQLVGYGSELPGPNAYCVKTVMGRSVLLTRASDGSVRAFDNVCLHRQAQVATGCGVAKRFSCPYHAWTYDNAGRLVGLPGREGFPELHVKSDGLTELPAAEFAGFLWVALDSGATLDVAAHLGPLAEELDSWGIGRWAPLGEKVLDSAINWKLAIDTFAENYHFATVHRQTFATIARSNCTVFDAYGPHHRLIFPLNTILELDNIPEEQWNPFHNMVVIYALFPNIVLSVTIANGELFRVYPGDRPGRSTTVHQNSTTLDLSVESVAAGAQAVFEYAHSTVRDEDYRLAESVQANLESGARDHLLFGRNEPGLQHRHLAWGRALGNASPDAPGL from the coding sequence ATGCAACACGATCAGCTCATCGACCTGACCCGGCGCGCGTTGAAGCTGGCGCGAGACAACGCGACTGACCTCGCCCCGGCGCCGCACCGGATTGACGCGCGCGACTACACGTCCGTGGAGCGTCACAGCCGCGACCGGGCGCTGATTCAGGCCAGCCCGCAGCTGGTGGGGTACGGCTCGGAACTTCCCGGCCCCAACGCCTACTGCGTCAAGACGGTGATGGGTCGATCCGTCCTGCTGACCAGGGCATCGGATGGGTCGGTGAGGGCGTTCGACAACGTCTGCCTGCACCGCCAGGCCCAGGTGGCGACCGGCTGCGGGGTCGCCAAACGCTTCAGCTGCCCGTACCACGCGTGGACGTACGACAACGCCGGAAGGCTGGTGGGGCTGCCGGGCCGCGAGGGCTTCCCCGAGCTTCACGTCAAATCCGATGGGTTGACGGAACTTCCGGCTGCGGAGTTCGCCGGGTTCCTCTGGGTGGCGCTGGATTCCGGCGCGACCCTGGACGTCGCCGCGCATCTGGGACCGCTCGCCGAGGAACTCGACTCGTGGGGCATCGGCCGGTGGGCGCCGCTGGGCGAGAAGGTGCTCGACTCCGCGATCAACTGGAAGCTGGCGATCGACACCTTCGCCGAGAATTACCACTTCGCGACCGTGCACCGGCAGACCTTCGCCACCATCGCGCGCAGCAACTGCACGGTCTTCGACGCCTACGGGCCGCATCACCGATTGATCTTCCCGCTGAACACGATCCTGGAGCTGGACAACATCCCCGAGGAGCAGTGGAACCCGTTCCACAATATGGTCGTCATCTACGCGCTGTTCCCCAACATCGTGCTGTCGGTGACGATTGCCAACGGCGAGCTGTTCCGCGTCTACCCGGGCGATCGCCCGGGCAGATCCACGACGGTGCACCAGAACTCGACGACGCTGGACCTCTCGGTCGAATCGGTCGCCGCGGGCGCTCAAGCCGTGTTCGAGTATGCACACTCCACGGTGCGCGACGAGGACTACCGGTTGGCCGAGAGCGTGCAAGCCAATCTCGAGTCGGGTGCTCGCGACCACCTACTGTTCGGGCGTAACGAGCCGGGCCTGCAGCATCGGCATCTCGCGTGGGGACGAGCACTCGGGAACGCATCCCCGGACGCTCCGGGCCTCTGA
- a CDS encoding ferredoxin, whose protein sequence is MRVTVDGNLCEANGFCESLAPDVFELGDADVVQIADGPVPPRLEIDVRAAVDQCPKAALRLTD, encoded by the coding sequence ATGCGCGTGACGGTTGACGGAAACCTGTGTGAGGCCAACGGCTTCTGCGAATCGCTGGCCCCGGATGTCTTCGAATTGGGCGACGCCGACGTAGTGCAGATCGCCGATGGCCCGGTGCCGCCGCGCCTGGAGATCGACGTGCGCGCCGCGGTGGACCAATGCCCCAAGGCCGCGCTACGGCTGACCGACTGA
- a CDS encoding nuclear transport factor 2 family protein, with product MASRDMTRYAAMRPYFEVVAEAVDGLVDGTDFFDMHAEDVVVEFVITVPSYPRRVVGREALAELYADYGESIVQDGSSDVYRYFDPEKSVVVVEYTMHGTVVRTGAPYVNRFVSVITIRDRKIAHWRDYLDPLAVMAAFGTTSAPGAQRS from the coding sequence ATGGCATCGCGAGACATGACCAGGTATGCCGCGATGCGGCCCTACTTCGAGGTGGTGGCCGAGGCCGTCGATGGCTTGGTCGACGGCACGGATTTCTTCGATATGCACGCCGAGGACGTGGTGGTCGAATTCGTCATCACCGTCCCGAGCTATCCCCGCCGGGTCGTGGGGCGGGAAGCGTTGGCCGAGCTGTACGCCGACTACGGGGAGTCGATCGTGCAGGACGGCAGCAGCGACGTATACCGTTACTTCGATCCGGAGAAATCCGTGGTGGTTGTGGAGTACACGATGCACGGCACCGTGGTGAGAACCGGTGCGCCCTACGTCAACCGGTTCGTCTCGGTGATCACGATCAGGGACCGCAAGATCGCGCACTGGCGCGACTACCTCGACCCGCTGGCCGTAATGGCCGCGTTCGGCACGACGTCGGCGCCCGGCGCGCAGCGCTCCTGA
- a CDS encoding AMP-binding protein, protein MCSQRFGPGAFGVDGFTVPAVLDRRADQHPDRVMMTIAGEDVTFDQMRRRSCAAANMLTDLGIARGDCLALFTATCPEWVYLWLGAARIGAVSAAVNAASKGDFLLHALERARAKVIFTDAERRPRVDDVAGALATVSDVVVQNDSLAATLSRGSDRPPPCRTAAEDVGCLFYTSGTTGPSKAVATTWHYLFSVAGTVARAWEFGPGEVLWTAMPLFHLSAAPSVLAPMLVGGTTVLAKSFHPGAVWDDIRAHGAIGFAGAGAMVSMLQNQPPDDSDARLPLRFISAAPIAADSHHDIEKRYGCRIATMYGMTEAFPIAVRGVGDEGAPGTSGRPNPDFDVRIVDAGGDPLPAGAVGEIACRPKHPHVMSEGYVGEESRVDPHPEWFRTGDLGRMNDDGTLTYVDRVKDAVRRRGENVSSVEVETVVKRHPAVADAAVVGVPSELGEDDILLFVTLRPDTALDCAELLDFCAARMPYFCVPRFVETVDELPANAVGRIRKDILRARGMTPNAWDRERQGYIVRH, encoded by the coding sequence ATGTGCAGTCAGCGCTTCGGGCCGGGTGCTTTCGGCGTCGACGGGTTCACCGTGCCGGCCGTGCTGGATCGCCGCGCCGACCAGCATCCCGACCGCGTCATGATGACGATCGCCGGCGAGGACGTGACTTTCGACCAGATGCGGCGGCGCTCCTGTGCGGCCGCGAACATGCTGACCGACCTGGGGATCGCGCGCGGCGACTGCCTGGCGCTGTTCACGGCCACCTGTCCGGAATGGGTCTACCTATGGCTGGGCGCGGCACGGATCGGTGCGGTGAGCGCGGCGGTGAACGCCGCGAGCAAGGGTGACTTCCTGCTCCACGCCCTCGAGCGGGCACGGGCCAAGGTGATCTTCACCGATGCCGAGCGGCGCCCCCGGGTCGACGATGTCGCCGGCGCGCTGGCGACGGTGAGCGACGTTGTCGTGCAGAATGATTCGCTCGCCGCCACCCTGAGCCGCGGTTCCGATCGTCCACCGCCCTGCCGCACCGCGGCCGAGGACGTGGGCTGCCTGTTCTATACGTCGGGCACCACCGGACCGTCGAAGGCCGTCGCCACGACGTGGCACTACCTGTTCTCGGTCGCCGGCACCGTCGCGCGCGCCTGGGAGTTCGGCCCGGGGGAGGTGCTGTGGACGGCGATGCCGCTGTTCCACCTCAGCGCGGCACCGAGCGTGCTGGCCCCGATGCTGGTCGGCGGAACGACGGTGCTGGCGAAGTCCTTTCACCCCGGCGCGGTGTGGGACGACATCCGTGCCCACGGTGCGATCGGGTTCGCCGGCGCCGGCGCGATGGTCTCGATGCTCCAGAACCAGCCTCCCGATGACAGCGACGCGCGGCTGCCGCTGCGGTTCATTTCCGCCGCTCCCATCGCGGCCGACTCCCACCATGACATCGAAAAGCGTTACGGCTGCCGCATTGCCACCATGTACGGGATGACCGAGGCCTTCCCGATCGCCGTCAGGGGAGTGGGGGACGAGGGTGCGCCCGGAACGTCTGGTCGGCCGAACCCCGATTTCGACGTGCGCATCGTCGACGCGGGCGGCGATCCGCTGCCGGCCGGGGCCGTCGGCGAGATCGCATGCCGCCCCAAACACCCCCACGTGATGAGCGAGGGCTACGTGGGCGAGGAATCGCGGGTGGATCCCCACCCCGAATGGTTCCGCACCGGTGACCTCGGCCGGATGAATGACGACGGGACCCTCACCTACGTGGACCGCGTCAAAGACGCGGTGCGGCGGCGCGGCGAGAACGTTTCCTCGGTCGAGGTGGAGACCGTCGTCAAGCGGCACCCCGCAGTGGCCGACGCGGCGGTGGTGGGGGTGCCCAGCGAGCTGGGCGAGGACGACATCCTCTTGTTCGTGACGCTGCGGCCCGATACCGCATTGGATTGTGCGGAGCTGCTCGACTTTTGCGCGGCGCGGATGCCGTACTTCTGCGTCCCGCGCTTTGTCGAGACGGTCGATGAGCTGCCCGCGAACGCTGTCGGGCGGATCCGCAAGGACATCTTGCGCGCGCGGGGCATGACCCCGAACGCGTGGGACCGGGAAAGACAGGGGTATATCGTTCGCCATTAA
- a CDS encoding MerR family transcriptional regulator, whose product MAEQLLIGDVTALTGIASGRIRHYEKIGLLRADHLSNGYRVFGVEQVLDLLRIDLMRSLGMSINDIQRLTGDGQTTLADLLDEHRALLVRQRDRLDELIAALDECRAHDHNDDILRSLATTHRDSIGVIGRLSAPLPAPVAAMYADLFDEWDLPVPALFGQMVLPPAASTLLAQLAETPGRRVLFARLRRLAGEVVGLGDSVTAAGELARSWTDRQLADPLPDDVVAVLRGVRPLLERDPVIVQGFRAWAATINPAAPHFLDEIARQAARRGLEAVSVIVLPGPGA is encoded by the coding sequence GTGGCTGAACAGTTGCTGATCGGCGACGTCACGGCCTTGACGGGCATCGCCTCGGGCCGGATCCGCCACTACGAGAAGATCGGGCTGCTGCGCGCGGATCATCTCAGCAACGGCTATCGGGTCTTCGGCGTCGAGCAGGTCCTGGACCTGTTGCGGATCGACCTGATGAGAAGCCTCGGCATGAGCATCAACGACATCCAGCGACTGACCGGCGACGGCCAAACCACGTTGGCGGACCTACTCGACGAACACCGAGCTTTGCTGGTGCGCCAACGGGATCGCCTCGATGAACTGATCGCGGCCCTGGATGAGTGCCGCGCCCACGACCACAACGACGACATCCTGCGCAGTCTGGCGACCACCCACCGCGACAGCATCGGCGTCATCGGGCGGCTCAGCGCTCCCTTGCCCGCGCCCGTCGCGGCCATGTACGCCGACCTGTTCGACGAGTGGGACCTGCCGGTTCCCGCGTTGTTCGGGCAGATGGTGCTGCCACCCGCAGCGAGCACGCTGCTGGCTCAGCTGGCCGAGACGCCGGGACGGCGGGTGCTCTTCGCTCGCCTGCGCCGGCTCGCCGGCGAGGTGGTCGGCCTGGGTGACAGCGTGACGGCGGCGGGCGAGCTCGCCCGGTCCTGGACCGACCGGCAGCTGGCGGACCCGCTACCCGACGACGTCGTCGCCGTGCTGCGCGGTGTGCGGCCCCTGCTGGAGCGCGACCCGGTGATCGTGCAGGGCTTTCGGGCCTGGGCGGCAACGATCAACCCAGCTGCCCCGCACTTCCTCGACGAGATCGCCAGGCAGGCCGCCCGTCGCGGCTTGGAGGCTGTCAGCGTCATCGTGCTGCCCGGCCCCGGGGCGTAG
- a CDS encoding aromatic ring-hydroxylating oxygenase subunit alpha produces MISDSAPDPAGDPSEREFGQAGIALSSYRFPTGWFIVAFGSDLARGQVKRAHYFGEELVLFRTASGRVHVMDAYCQHLGANLAVGGVVEGENIVCPWHGWQWRGDGTNALIPYSKIGCKNNVRIRTYPCMEWYGFVLAWHERHGRAPYWQPPVLPELETNEYYPLHPHTQMLNRVKVHPQMIIENAADPYHVQYVHKAANPATTASFEVSGYHLHATVNAHFGGGRTQTWLTPNGPVDAKIIYDNYSLGLGVVRFPSELVATVQVTGQTPVDEDYTDYFYTQASVREPGDTGDVPTGRAARFLALQQEVIKQDFFTWENMKYLERPNLAPEEAHDYAALRRWAHRFYPGPQASPSDFGYTADGEPDPAAAEA; encoded by the coding sequence ATGATTTCGGACTCGGCCCCGGATCCGGCCGGAGACCCGTCGGAGCGAGAATTCGGGCAGGCGGGCATCGCGCTGTCGTCGTACCGCTTTCCGACGGGCTGGTTCATCGTCGCCTTCGGGTCCGACCTCGCGCGAGGTCAGGTCAAGCGGGCGCACTACTTCGGTGAGGAGTTGGTGCTTTTCCGCACCGCATCGGGGCGGGTGCACGTGATGGACGCGTACTGCCAGCACCTCGGCGCCAATCTCGCAGTGGGGGGCGTCGTCGAGGGCGAGAACATCGTCTGCCCCTGGCACGGCTGGCAGTGGCGCGGCGACGGGACCAACGCGTTGATCCCCTACAGCAAGATCGGCTGCAAGAACAACGTCCGCATCCGCACGTATCCGTGCATGGAGTGGTACGGCTTCGTCCTGGCCTGGCACGAGCGGCATGGCCGGGCGCCGTACTGGCAGCCACCGGTGCTGCCCGAGCTGGAAACCAACGAGTACTACCCGCTGCACCCGCACACCCAGATGCTCAACCGGGTCAAGGTGCACCCCCAGATGATCATCGAGAACGCCGCGGACCCCTACCACGTGCAGTACGTGCACAAGGCCGCCAATCCCGCCACCACGGCGTCGTTCGAGGTGTCGGGCTACCACCTGCACGCCACCGTCAACGCCCATTTCGGGGGTGGCCGCACGCAGACCTGGCTGACGCCCAACGGGCCGGTCGACGCGAAGATCATCTACGACAACTACTCGCTCGGGCTGGGCGTGGTCCGCTTCCCGAGCGAGCTGGTCGCGACCGTGCAGGTCACCGGGCAGACCCCCGTCGACGAGGACTACACCGACTACTTCTACACCCAGGCCTCCGTTCGGGAGCCCGGCGACACGGGCGACGTGCCCACTGGGCGCGCCGCGCGGTTCCTGGCGCTGCAGCAAGAGGTCATCAAACAGGACTTCTTCACGTGGGAGAACATGAAATACCTCGAAAGGCCGAACCTGGCGCCCGAGGAGGCGCACGACTACGCCGCGCTTCGCCGCTGGGCGCACCGCTTCTATCCCGGGCCGCAGGCCTCGCCGTCCGACTTCGGTTACACCGCCGACGGGGAGCCGGACCCGGCGGCCGCCGAAGCGTAA
- a CDS encoding FAS1-like dehydratase domain-containing protein, with protein MVGATGQPRTAATAVSGARIQLFAAMVHDGNRSYWDPEFARQRWGALLAPPALLMGWLIPPPWEPSQDRGAGRPSAAMVLQVPLPGTTFINAANDTEFFAPIVEGDVLTVVEQLVSVSPEKRTRLGVGHFVETLETYRRRGGEVVATSRNTLFRFTPGAGS; from the coding sequence ATGGTGGGCGCGACCGGGCAACCCCGCACCGCCGCAACGGCCGTCAGCGGGGCGCGCATCCAGCTGTTCGCGGCGATGGTCCACGACGGCAACCGCTCGTATTGGGACCCAGAGTTCGCTCGGCAGCGGTGGGGCGCCCTGCTTGCCCCGCCGGCCCTGCTGATGGGATGGCTGATCCCCCCGCCGTGGGAGCCATCTCAAGACCGGGGTGCCGGGCGGCCGTCCGCCGCCATGGTGCTCCAGGTGCCATTGCCCGGGACCACGTTCATCAACGCGGCCAACGACACCGAGTTCTTCGCACCCATCGTCGAGGGTGACGTGCTGACCGTCGTCGAACAGCTGGTGTCCGTGTCGCCGGAGAAGCGGACGCGCCTGGGCGTCGGGCATTTCGTCGAAACCCTGGAGACCTATCGGCGCCGAGGCGGGGAAGTGGTGGCCACGAGCCGAAACACCTTGTTCCGCTTCACGCCTGGGGCCGGCTCGTGA
- a CDS encoding nuclear transport factor 2 family protein, whose protein sequence is MTMTYQEQQLLQAATARAAILDLNARHNRAFSDGDRDRWLATFRHSGATYARDGESFHDVRSAFDGGDGQRLVTLDHEIRVDGVNAVQRCVAVLFASMYGDTTLRATGAFRDSLIYERGGWYFASRELTWDSVPSRHPLVM, encoded by the coding sequence ATGACCATGACCTATCAGGAACAGCAACTGCTCCAGGCCGCGACGGCACGCGCCGCCATCCTCGATCTGAACGCCCGGCACAATCGGGCGTTCTCCGACGGTGACCGGGACCGCTGGCTTGCCACGTTTCGGCATTCCGGTGCCACCTACGCGCGCGACGGAGAGTCATTCCACGACGTGCGATCGGCGTTCGACGGCGGTGATGGACAGCGGCTGGTAACGCTGGACCACGAGATCCGCGTCGACGGCGTCAACGCCGTGCAGCGTTGTGTCGCCGTGCTTTTCGCGAGCATGTACGGTGACACCACGCTGCGCGCCACCGGAGCGTTTCGCGACTCGTTGATCTACGAGCGCGGTGGCTGGTACTTCGCCTCGCGCGAGCTGACCTGGGATTCCGTGCCCAGCCGGCATCCGCTCGTCATGTGA
- a CDS encoding MaoC family dehydratase, producing the protein MVDNITYQRVVENAGATWDYFPGHFDPHYARSQGNPTIYVNTMHLAGFADRVATDWAGPGSRVVRRSMRLAGSVYAGDTMVGRGRAVAKRRDDSVDPPRCLVDIEIRVTNQHGALCCPVELTLQVPESA; encoded by the coding sequence ATGGTCGACAACATCACCTACCAGCGGGTGGTGGAGAACGCCGGCGCCACTTGGGACTACTTCCCCGGGCATTTCGATCCCCACTATGCCCGCTCCCAGGGCAACCCGACGATCTACGTCAACACCATGCACCTCGCCGGCTTCGCCGACCGGGTCGCGACCGACTGGGCGGGTCCGGGCAGCCGCGTGGTGCGCCGCTCCATGCGGCTCGCCGGATCGGTCTATGCCGGTGACACGATGGTCGGGCGCGGCAGGGCGGTGGCCAAGCGGCGCGACGACTCGGTGGACCCGCCACGCTGCCTGGTCGACATCGAGATCCGGGTGACCAATCAGCACGGCGCGCTGTGCTGTCCGGTCGAACTCACCCTGCAGGTGCCCGAAAGCGCCTGA
- a CDS encoding lipocalin-like domain-containing protein — MTSDWRSYPFQLVPGDGQLDFPAAEGEHPDQESDTWFIAGELDAATGRSFAFLTIFNKNQPGGTVVADFYTMALFDLDTGDYGTYTDYDMPPANMEPGARRKLTMAVGHLDLSYRSSAGTASWTTCRDSDGNLQPFTYRVGLVGEDRDGRAMRLDLVVAPTRAPTPVGASTYNGKIICFGQSDTYSYFQTGMSMTGILRWGDAVEQVTGAAGHVDRQWFPKYAGGGGSGGDPRSRSHEWRTINFDNGVDMSIWRQFDRTNGNAPQPFSGATTSYPDPVMAPHCAEDVEVSTTSYVRWPEEVRPLVRPPARARYLPDRHRITSRALQLDIIGEPLVAAPAHGLPIEYMEGPYRYRGTLGGQPVTAFAFNERSLALYRDWELVEVLATSVANMEAADRDLQVMVRLLVQLLSAGRRAEAGELLTTMRPGGNDVLATLFEDLIALLGPDG, encoded by the coding sequence ATGACTAGCGACTGGCGCAGTTATCCATTCCAGTTGGTGCCGGGCGACGGCCAGCTCGATTTCCCGGCCGCCGAGGGCGAACACCCGGACCAGGAGTCGGACACGTGGTTCATCGCGGGTGAGCTCGACGCCGCGACCGGCCGTTCCTTCGCCTTCCTGACCATCTTCAACAAGAACCAACCCGGCGGAACCGTGGTGGCCGATTTCTACACGATGGCGCTGTTCGATCTCGACACCGGCGACTACGGCACTTACACCGACTACGACATGCCGCCGGCCAACATGGAGCCGGGCGCGCGGCGCAAGCTCACGATGGCAGTCGGCCACCTCGACCTCAGCTACCGCAGCAGCGCTGGCACCGCCTCCTGGACCACCTGCCGCGACAGCGACGGGAACCTGCAGCCCTTCACCTACCGCGTCGGACTGGTGGGTGAGGACCGCGACGGACGCGCGATGCGGCTGGACCTCGTCGTAGCGCCCACGCGCGCACCGACACCCGTGGGCGCGTCCACCTACAACGGCAAGATCATCTGCTTCGGCCAAAGCGACACGTATTCGTACTTCCAGACCGGGATGTCGATGACCGGCATCCTGCGCTGGGGCGACGCCGTCGAGCAGGTCACCGGCGCAGCCGGGCATGTCGACCGGCAATGGTTTCCGAAGTACGCCGGAGGCGGAGGATCGGGTGGGGACCCACGGTCCCGGTCGCACGAATGGCGCACCATCAATTTCGACAACGGCGTCGACATGAGCATTTGGCGGCAGTTCGACCGCACCAACGGCAACGCGCCGCAACCGTTCTCCGGGGCGACCACCAGCTACCCGGATCCGGTGATGGCGCCCCACTGCGCCGAGGACGTCGAGGTCTCGACCACCAGCTACGTGCGCTGGCCGGAGGAGGTCCGCCCGCTGGTGCGTCCGCCGGCCCGGGCGCGCTACCTGCCGGACCGGCACCGAATCACCTCTCGCGCACTGCAACTCGACATCATCGGTGAACCGCTGGTCGCTGCGCCGGCGCACGGTCTGCCGATCGAGTACATGGAAGGGCCCTATCGTTATCGCGGCACGCTGGGGGGCCAGCCGGTAACAGCCTTCGCGTTCAACGAGCGGTCCCTGGCGCTCTACCGAGACTGGGAGTTGGTGGAAGTCCTGGCCACCAGCGTCGCGAACATGGAAGCGGCCGACCGCGACCTGCAGGTGATGGTCCGGCTGCTGGTGCAATTGCTGTCCGCCGGACGCCGCGCCGAGGCGGGCGAGCTGCTGACCACGATGCGTCCGGGCGGAAATGATGTATTAGCAACCCTTTTCGAGGATCTCATCGCCCTGCTGGGACCCGACGGCTGA